A window from Kluyveromyces lactis strain NRRL Y-1140 chromosome E complete sequence encodes these proteins:
- the AIM4 gene encoding Aim4p (weakly similar to uniprot|P38305 Saccharomyces cerevisiae YBR194W SOY1 Synthetic with Old Yellow Enzyme), with translation MDKHSLQQQVSQLKRKNIENEDLSDVRKEDIKKPMSAELGIKSIFYDPDWNPSGKAPFGLKNIPYNPRTFRRDTPIEPRLNGLKEIPLPKPNIKDQDQKSS, from the exons ATGGATA AGCACTCATTACAGCAACAAGTATCTCAACTTAAGCGTAAGAACATAGAAAATGAAGATTTGTCTGATGTACGAAAAGAAGACATTAAGAAACCGATGAGTGCCGAGCTAGGTATTAAAAGCATCTTTTATGATCCAGATTGGAATCCCTCCGGTAAGGCGCCATTTGGGTTAAAAAATATTCCTTATAATCCAAGAACTTTTAGGCGAGACACACCGATAGAGCCTAGATTAAACGGACTAAAAGAAATACCACTACCGAAACCTAACATAAAAGACCAGGACCAAAAATCATCGTAA
- the MSI1 gene encoding Msi1p (similar to uniprot|P13712 Saccharomyces cerevisiae YBR195C MSI1 Subunit of chromatin assembly factor I (CAF-I) regulates the RAS/cAMP pathway via sequestration of Npr1p kinase localizes to the nucleus and cytoplasm homologous to human retinoblastoma binding proteins RbAp48 and RbAp46), translating to MSELIIEEPPELGSGISNEVQQRYTNWKKNTKLLYDYLNTNTSKWPSLSCQFFPDRTLTNDKQRILLSSFTSQQLPQDESIYIGSISTMNHMKWSSINNFDMDEMEFKLDNSLKLNDKTLEEEVRITYPDGDCNRCRYMPQNPDIIGTASSNGSVYIFDRTKHGNKISTGRKFEIECRNNGDDEQDESLSLAWNYQLEGTLATCQSNGKVKVWDLTKFDKSKQRMEIPERESVMDANGVNDVSWMVNHTSILASCGESNVIGLIDIRQDTKMDTLHRTTHTDGINAIEFNYKNDMILCTGDSQGQLKIWDIRDFKEPIKEWEHGDQDPISAIQWNPQIPQILATADQQSGLVKIWDASGEQEDSNAENNMLLFVHGGHMLGVNDISWSQHDPWTMCSVSNDNSIHIWKPAANLVEQL from the coding sequence ATGAGTGAGTTGATTATAGAAGAACCTCCAGAACTGGGCTCTGGAATTTCTAATGAAGTACAGCAAAGGTATaccaattggaagaagaatacaaaGTTGCTCTACGACTATTTGAATACAAACACATCGAAATGGCCATCTCTATCCTGCCAATTCTTCCCAGACCGTACTCTTACGAATGACAAACAAAGGATATTATTATCTTCATTCACATCGCAGCAACTTCCGCAGGATGAGTCAATTTACATCGGGTCCATATCTACCATGAATCATATGAAATGGAGTTCCATCAATAACTTCGACATGGATGAAATGGAATTTAAACTGGATAATTCATTGAAACTGAACGACAAGAcattagaagaagaggTACGAATAACGTACCCTGACGGTGATTGCAACAGATGTCGGTACATGCCTCAGAACCCCGATATAATTGGGACTGCATCATCAAATGGATCAGTGTACATATTTGATAGAACGAAACATGGTAATAAGATTTCCACAGGCAGGAAATTCGAAATCGAATGCAGAAATAACGGTGACGATGAACAGGACGAGAGTTTATCCCTTGCATGGAATTACCAATTGGAGGGTACCTTAGCTACATGTCAAAGTAACGGGAAAGTAAAAGTATGGGATCTTACTAAATTTGATAAGTCGAAACAGAGAATGGAAATACCTGAAAGAGAGAGTGTGATGGACGCGAATGGAGTCAATGATGTGTCATGGATGGTAAACCACACTTCCATTTTAGCATCATGCGGAGAATCCAACGTCATTGGACTGATAGACATAAGACAAGATACGAAAATGGACACATTACACCGTACTACACATACAGATGGAATCAATGCCATCGAGTTTAACTATAAGAACGATATGATATTGTGTACCGGTGATTCTCAGGGCCAGTTAAAGATCTGGGACATAAGAGATTTCAAGGAGCCAATAAAGGAATGGGAACATGGAGATCAGGATCCCATCTCTGCCATTCAATGGAACCCTCAGATACCGCAAATACTGGCCACTGCAGATCAACAGAGTGGATTAGTGAAGATATGGGATGCATCAGGTGAACAAGAGGACTCTAACGCTGAAAACAACATGCTATTATTTGTCCATGGTGGTCACATGCTCGGAGTCAACGACATTTCATGGTCACAACATGATCCATGGACCATGTGCAGTGTATCGAACGACAATTCAATTCATATCTGGAAGCCAGCAGCAAACTTAGTAGAACAATTGTAG
- the TAF5 gene encoding chromatin modification protein (similar to uniprot|P38129 Saccharomyces cerevisiae YBR198C TAF5 Subunit (90 kDa) of TFIID and SAGA complexes involved in RNA polymerase II transcription initiation and in chromatin modification), with protein sequence MSSNGKQQGNKAGDAAGGASGATAPGAGGSSGNGNSSAAGNASANANAGGSGASGNAPAASKPGFSASDLNRIVLEYLNKKGYHRTEQMLRAESSRTLTPPNKNAAASNTIPASSASATAITGSTTTAKPVSNPSMPLKRDNNGQLIKPQQVTPLHYFRAYSMLKNWIDSSLELYKPELSRIIYPIFIYVFLQLVIKDPLQARRFFDKYSVDYKALHGSEINRLFSVNSVDHIKENELAQGFQTNKYKITISRTTLNLLLYFLNENESVGGSLLISIINQNLDPNIVDVVKSEDILTDGIKDISTGDIDVDTYNSVPVKLGPYPKDEEFTKEVEIELQKKDEQEAAENKDKPVGKTLVEEYREMNGNQNKPEGTEKADDNTVKEENENKEPEAEEGGEEVDATADTEEKGTPTLSVESSAAERKKRDSKNKDEEEKPEASIGSMMESPAKDSLPLPVKTTLDLKMEIQKVRESRDSIQLKNLQTSAPSVCMYTFHNTNGNMTCVEFSDDARLTAAGFQDSTIKVWYLDGSPLQSILPSKAKDQSNSATLVGHSGPVYSVAFSPDNRYLLSASEDKTVRLWSLDTFTCLVCYKGHNHPVWYVKFSPLGHYFITASHDQTARLWSCDHIYPLRIFSGHLNDVDCSTFHPNGCYVFTGSSDKTCRMWDIQTGDSVRLFLGHTSPVTALEVSPDGRWLTTGSEDGTIIVWDIGTGKRIKQMKGHGKNPIYSITFNKEGNCLVTGGADQSVRVWDIKRFTNEPGMEPEQQFNTYSGDMELSVNNDIKEFGRRRAVIPTQDLMASFHTKKTAIHKVKFTRTNLVLAGGAFIE encoded by the coding sequence ATGTCTTCGAACGGCAAACAACAGGGAAACAAGGCAGGCGATGCAGCTGGGGGAGCGTCAGGAGCCACGGCTCCCGGTGCAGGCGGAAGTAGTGGCAATGGAAATAGTAGTGCGGCCGGAAATGCTAGCGCTAATGCCAATGCTGGCGGTAGCGGTGCCAGTGGGAATGCACCGGCAGCTTCTAAACCGGGGTTTTCAGCGTCAGATTTGAACCGCATCgttttggaatatttgaataagaaGGGGTATCACAGAACGGAACAGATGCTTCGTGCTGAATCGTCACGTACTTTGACGCCTCCAAATAAAAACGCTGCTGCTTCTAACACAATCCCTGCCTCGTCTGCATCAGCCACTGCGATTACAGGAAGTACTACCACTGCAAAACCTGTTTCAAATCCTTCGATGCCCTTGAAAAGAGATAACAACGGCCAATTGATAAAACCGCAACAGGTGACACCCTTGCACTATTTTAGAGCTTACtcaatgttgaaaaattggatcGATTCGTCTTTAGAATTGTACAAACCTGAGCTATCACGTATCATATACCCGATTTTCATTTACGTTTTTTTACAGTTGGTCATCAAGGACCCCTTACAAGCGAGAAGATTCTTTGACAAGTATTCTGTCGATTACAAAGCCCTTCATGGATCAGAAATTAACCGATTATTCAGTGTCAACTCAGTAGATCACATCAAGGAAAATGAGTTGGCTCAAGGTTTCCAAACCAATAAATATAAGATCACAATCTCAAGAACTACTTTGAACCTTTTGTTGTATTTCTTGAACGAAAACGAAAGTGTGGGAGgatctttgttgatttcCATCATAAACCAAAACTTGGATCCAAATATCGTAGATGTTGTCAAATCTGAGGATATTCTCACCGACGGGATCAAAGATATCTCAACCGGTGATATTGATGTTGATACGTATAACTCGGTACCTGTGAAGTTAGGACCGTATCCAAAGGACGAAGAGTTCACCAAGGAAGTAGAGATTGAGTTGCagaaaaaagatgaacAAGAGGCAGCTGAGAATAAGGATAAACCTGTCGGTAAGACATTAGTTGAGGAATATAGAGAAATGAACGGTAATCAGAACAAACCAGAGGGCACTGAAAAAGCTGATGATAACACCGTtaaggaagaaaatgaaaataagGAACCTGAAGCTGAAGAGGGTGGAGAAGAAGTCGATGCAACAGCAGATACAGAAGAGAAAGGCACTCCTACACTTAGTGTCGAATCATCGGCTGctgaaagaaagaaaagagactcaaagaataaagacgaggaagaaaaaccaGAGGCTTCAATTGGATCTATGATGGAATCACCAGCAAAGGATTCGTTGCCGCTACCGGTAAAAACAACTTTAGATCTAAAGAtggaaattcaaaaagtaAGGGAGAGTAGAGATTCcatccaattgaaaaaccTACAAACTTCTGCACCAAGTGTGTGTATGTACACTTTCCACAACACTAATGGTAATATGACTTGCGTAGAATTTAGTGATGATGCTAGACTAACTGCAGCTGGTTTCCAAGACAGTACAATTAAGGTATGGTACCTTGATGGATCACCGCTACAGTCGATCCTCCCATCCAAAGCTAAAGACCAATCGAACTCTGCTACTTTGGTAGGACACAGCGGACCAGTTTATTCCGTTGCATTCAGCCCGGATAACAGGTACTTACTTAGCGCATCTGAAGATAAAACTGTCAGACTTTGGTCTTTAGATACGTTCACTTGCCTAGTGTGTTACAAAGGCCATAACCATCCAGTATGGTACGTCAAGTTTTCTCCACTTGGCCATTATTTCATCACCGCTTCACATGATCAAACGGCTAGACTATGGTCTTGTGATCATATCTATCCGTTGAGAATTTTCTCAGGTCATCTAAATGACGTGGATTGTAGCACTTTCCATCCAAATGGTTGCTATGTTTTCACTGGTTCCAGCGACAAAACGTGCCGTATGTGGGATATTCAAACAGGTGATTCTGTTAGACTGTTTTTGGGACATACATCACCAGTCACCGCACTTGAAGTATCGCCTGACGGTAGGTGGTTAACTACGGGCAGTGAGGATGGCACAATTATCGTATGGGATATTGGTACTGGTAAAAGAATCAAACAGATGAAGGGTCACGGTAAGAATCCTATCTATTCCATAACTTTTAACAAAGAAGGTAACTGTCTAGTAACAGGTGGTGCGGATCAAAGTGTTAGAGTTTGGGATATAAAGAGGTTTACAAACGAGCCTGGAATGGAGCCGGAACAACAATTCAACACGTATTCAGGAGATATGGAACTCAGTGTAAATAACgatatcaaagaattcgGACGTAGGCGGGCAGTAATACCAACTCAGGATTTGATGGCTTCGTTCcatacaaagaaaacagcaATTCACAAAGTAAAATTCACAAGAACGAACCTAGTTTTGGCTGGTGGTGCATTTATTGAGTAA
- the MED8 gene encoding RNA polymerase II mediator complex subunit MED8 (similar to uniprot|P38304 Saccharomyces cerevisiae YBR193C MED8 Member of RNA Polymerase II transcriptional regulation mediator Stoichiometric member of mediator complex) yields the protein MMKWYMISEFRGQLYGYRRLTMTDTPSNTDPLQSAIAPDFSSVPTQALDALRMKFSQLTASLSKIRDEMSRAELPQWYTLQAQLTVTLSQLSSLTNTLDHYEETLDATVAYPLPSFPTTAHEGLITTLMRKKNIPEVDEWIKDAKETNGLDVDSLSDAEIKKLINKDKDITSWATKCLLDERAKHSYTGLYTTKERQTESIDDRDNLYTSSVSNVKTSRPFSVDKVLKFVNQGESY from the coding sequence ATGATGAAGTGGTATATGATATCTGAATTTCGTGGCCAACTATACGGATACCGCCGACTAACAATGACCGATACTCCTTCGAACACAGACCCACTACAATCTGCAATTGCTCCTGATTTCAGCAGCGTCCCTACTCAAGCACTTGACGCGCTTCGAATGAAGTTTTCTCAGCTTACTGCATCATTGTCCAAGATTAGAGATGAAATGTCCAGGGCAGAACTTCCGCAATGGTATACTCTACAAGCGCAGTTAACGGTGACTCTATCACAGCTCTCATCACTTACAAATACTTTAGACCACTATGAGGAGACTTTGGATGCGACAGTAGCTTACCCACTACCTTCATTTCCAACTACTGCCCATGAAGGATTAATCACTACGTTgatgagaaaaaagaatatacCTGAAGTCGATGAATGGATAAAAGATGCCAAGGAGACTAACGGTTTAGATGTGGACTCTTTGAGCGATGCAGAAATTAAAAAGTTGATCAATAAAGATAAAGACATAACCTCTTGGGCAACGAAATGTCTACTCGATGAAAGAGCAAAACATTCATATACTGGGTTGTACACCACAAAGGAGCGTCAAACTGAATCGATTGATGACAGAGATAACCTGTATACGTCTTCTGTTTCTAATGTAAAGACTTCAAGACCTTTCAGCGTTGATAAAGTCCTCAAATTTGTCAATCAGGGAGAATCATACTAA
- a CDS encoding DUF5315 domain-containing protein (some similarities with uniprot|Q02831 Saccharomyces cerevisiae YPL077C), whose protein sequence is MDQSSRETSNSFDQVTRQSSNNERRPTDSKAIPRTLPKDTVPDDVHATPKVDDKDRIWTDIDTLDDVKRMAREGNTGLTFPDNFEEDITRLRQMHANLMQHMKRQSTETPGNLEEQQKHINDIVDTIERYN, encoded by the coding sequence ATGGATCAATCTAGCAGGGAGACATCAAATTCGTTTGATCAGGTAACCAGGCAATCTTCAAACAATGAACGAAGACCTACGGATTCTAAAGCCATACCGAGAACTTTACCCAAGGATACCGTTCCAGACGACGTACATGCTACACCAAAAGTGGATGACAAGGATAGGATATGGACAGATATAGATACACTAGATGATGTGAAAAGAATGGCCAGAGAGGGCAATACTGGCCTTACTTTCCCGGATAATTTCGAAGAGGATATTACCCGCTTACGCCAGATGCATGCGAACTTGATGCAGCACATGAAGAGACAATCAACAGAGACCCCAGgaaatcttgaagaacaacaGAAACACATCAATGATATCGTAGATACCATTGAGAGATATAACTGA
- the PGI1 gene encoding glucose-6-phosphate isomerase (highly similar to uniprot|P12709 Saccharomyces cerevisiae YBR196C PGI1 Glycolytic enzyme phosphoglucose isomerase catalyzes the interconversion of glucose-6-phosphate and fructose-6-phosphate required for cell cycle progression and completion of the gluconeogenic events of sporulation) produces MASKNTYSDFKLATELPAWNQLQSLYEQKGKKLNVKDEFAKDNSRYEKFAKTFVNYDGSKILFDFSKNLVDDEILKSLIQLAKEAKVTSLRDAMFNGEPINFTEGRAVYHVALRNRSLKPMYVDGTNVTPEVDAVLQHMKEFTEEVRSGAWKGYTGKSITDVVNIGIGGSDLGPVMVTEALKHYATNLKVHFVSNIDGTHIAETLKDLDHETTLFLIASKTFTTAETITNATSAKNWFLSKNGGDQSHISKHFAALSTNATEVEKFGIDTKNMFGFENWVGGRYSVWSAIGLSVALYIGFDNFEAFLKGAEAVDKHFVETPLEDNIPLLGGLLSVWYNNFFDAQTHLVAPFDQYLHRFPAYLQQLSMESNGKSVTRGNVFANYSTGSILFGEPATNAQHSFFQLIHQGTKLIPSDFILAAQSHNPIENNLHQKMLASNFFAQAEALMVGKDEEQVKSEGATGGLVPHKVFSGNRPTTSILAQKITPATLGALIAYYEHVTFTEGAIWNINSFDQWGVELGKVLAKVIGSELATDNKISSHDSSTNGLINQFKEWI; encoded by the coding sequence ATGGCTTCTAAGAACACTTACTCTGACTTCAAGTTGGCAACTGAATTGCCAGCCTGGAACCAATTGCAATCTTTGTACGAACAAAAGGGTAAAAAGCTAAATGTTAAGGACGAGTTTGCTAAGGACAATTCTCGTTATGAAAAGTTTGCCAAGACGTTTGTCAATTACGATGGTTCAAAGATCttgtttgatttttccaagaacttAGTTGACGATGAAATCTTGAAGTCTTTGATCCAATTGGCTAAGGAAGCTAAGGTCACCTCATTGAGAGATGCCATGTTCAACGGTGAACCAATCAACTTCACTGAAGGACGTGCTGTGTACCACGTTGCCttgagaaacagaagttTGAAGCCAATGTACGTTGATGGTACCAACGTCACTCCAGAGGTTGACGCTGTGTTGCAACACATGAAGGAGTTCACCGAAGAAGTCAGATCTGGTGCTTGGAAGGGTTACACCGGTAAGTCTATTACCGATGTTGTCAACATTGGTATCGGTGGTTCAGATTTGGGTCCAGTTATGGTGACTGAAGCATTGAAACATTATGCTACCAACTTGAAGGTACACTTTGTTTCTAACATTGACGGTACTCATATTGCtgaaactttgaaggatTTGGACCATGAAACCactttgttcttgatcGCATCCAAGACTTTCACCACTGCTGAGACTATCACTAACGCAACTAGTGCTAAGAACTGGTTCTTATCTAAGAACGGTGGTGACCAATCCCATATCTCCAAGCATTTTGCTGCTTTGTCCACTAACGCTactgaagttgaaaagttcgGTATCGACACAAAGAACATGTTCGGTTTTGAAAACTGGGTCGGTGGTCGTTACTCTGTTTGGTCCGCTATTGGTTTGTCAGTTGCTCTATACATCGGTTTCGACAACTTTGAAGCATTCTTGAAGGGTGCTGAGGCAGTAGACAAGCATTTCGTTGAAACTCCATTGGAAGACAACATTCCATTGTTGGGTGGTCTATTATCTGTTTGGTACAACAACTTCTTCGATGCTCAAACACATTTGGTTGCGCCATTCGATCAATACTTGCACAGATTCCCAGCTTATTTGCAACAATTGTCTATGGAATCCAACGGTAAGTCCGTCACCAGAGGTAATGTTTTTGCAAACTACTCTACTGGTTCTATCTTGTTCGGTGAACCAGCTACCAATGCTCAacattctttcttccaattgattCACCAAGGTACCAAATTGATTCCATCTGATTTCATCTTGGCAGCCCAATCTCATAacccaattgaaaacaacCTACATCAAAAAATGCTAGCATCTAACTTCTTCGCTCAAGCTGAGGCATTGATGGTCGgtaaagatgaagaacagGTCAAATCAGAAGGTGCCACTGGTGGTCTAGTACCTCACAAGGTCTTCTCTGGTAACAGACCAACCACTTCCATCTTGGCTCAAAAGATTACTCCAGCTACCCTTGGTGCTTTGATTGCTTACTACGAACACGTTACATTCACCGAAGGTGCTATCTGGAACATCAACTCATTTGACCAATGGGGTGTTGAATTAGGTAAGGTTTTGGCTAAGGTTATTGGTAGTGAATTGGCCACTGATaacaagatttcttctCACGACAGTTCCACCAACGGTTTGATCAACCAATTTAAAGAATGGATCTAA
- the GPI2 gene encoding phosphatidylinositol N-acetylglucosaminyltransferase (similar to uniprot|P46961 Saccharomyces cerevisiae YPL076W GPI2 Protein involved in the synthesis of N-acetylglucosaminyl phosphatidylinositol (GlcNAc-PI) the first intermediate in the synthesis of glycosylphosphatidylinositol (GPI) anchors homologous to the human PIG-C protein) — translation MAAGKQWKRLLWLKQPFPDTYTDPSFYKQWEKLKIEHGHLRPHSSYRSVLLDLFQFYHMIINTMLLYIIFAWFYHYKYNPILIAASISSVSLIVANKRVPWKSTIIIIFAMLTLSPVLKSLSKTTSSDSIWTLSAWFTTFYIISISALESKILPTNILLSNVTVLSSRLDTSTQVFCFLLICIQINILLPTMEKYFIKNKLKFLHILCVIATHGTVYYFITKLMGVGITIPLGISSLLLLFGIPHYYIHWESYYYKGHPILQQWDAEKPILD, via the coding sequence ATGGCTGCGGGGAAACAATGGAAACGGTTATTGTGGTTGAAACAGCCGTTCCCAGATACCTACACTGATCCAAGTTTCTACAAACAATGggagaagttgaaaattgaaCATGGGCATTTGAGGCCTCACTCCTCGTACAGGTCTGTTTTACTTGATCTCTTCCAGTTTTACCACATGATTATTAATACTATGTTACTCTATATTATATTTGCCTGGTTCTATCATTACAAATACAATCCGATTTTAATTGCTGCCTCAATTTCATCTGTTTCCTTAATAGTTGCCAACAAGAGGGTACCCTGGAAATCCACTATCATCATTATATTTGCAATGTTGACCTTATCTCCAGTGCTTAAATCTTTGTCCAAGACAACTTCGTCCGATTCCATCTGGACTCTATCTGCATGGTTCACAACCTTTTACATCATATCGATCTCCGCTCTTGAATCTAAAATCCTACCGACCAATATTCTACTCTCAAATGTGACCgtactttcttcaagattaGATACCTCCACCCAAgttttctgtttccttttgatATGTATCCAAATTAACATTCTACTGCCGACGATGGAAAAGTATTTCATAAAGAATAAGTTGAAATTCCTGCATATACTATGTGTTATTGCGACACATGGTACAGTCTACTATTTTATAACGAAGTTAATGGGTGTCGGGATCACGATACCTTTGGGAATATCATCTTTGTTACTATTATTTGGAATCCCTCATTACTATATCCACTGGGAAAGCTACTATTATAAAGGACATCCGATTTTACAGCAGTGGGACGCTGAAAAACCAATATTAGATTAG
- the RIM2 gene encoding Rim2p (highly similar to uniprot|P38127 Saccharomyces cerevisiae YBR192W RIM2 Protein of the mitochondrial carrier (MCF) family that is required for respiration Probable carrier protein mitochondrial) encodes MGKNDFDKLESDAIESTPFLGSDEKAANLKSADRISLPTIKDDSQPAVKPWVHFVAGGIGGMAGAIVTCPFDVVKTRLQSDVFRTQYKSAAMQNNGSSTLHFVSRSLLHFKETFGIIGNVYRQEGFRSLFKGLGPNLVGVIPARSINFLTYGTTKDIYSRTLNNGQEAPWIHLLAAATAGWATSTVTNPIWLVKTRLQLDKAGTKTYKNSLDCIKSVVKNEGVLGLYKGLSASYLGSVEGILQWILYEQMKRIIKERSIEKFGHIHEDAKSTSDKVKEWCQRSGSAGLAKFVASIVTYPHEVVRTRLRQAPTENGKLKYTGLVQSFRVIIKEEGLVSMYSGLTPHLLRTVPNSIIMFGTWELVIKLLS; translated from the coding sequence ATGGGAAAGAACgattttgataaattaGAATCAGATGCCATCGAGTCAACTCCATTTTTAGGTAGTGATGAGAAGGCAGCTAATTTGAAAAGTGCCGATAGAATAAGTCTCCCAACGATAAAAGATGATAGCCAGCCAGCAGTGAAACCCTGGGTTCATTTTGTAGCTGGTGGTATTGGCGGTATGGCTGGAGCCATTGTCACTTGCCCGTTTGATGTTGTTAAGACCCGTTTACAAAGTGATGTTTTCCGAACGCAATACAAATCTGCGGCCATGCAAAATAATGGAAGCAGCACTCTCCATTTTGTGTCAAGGAGTTTGCTGcatttcaaagaaactttTGGTATTATCGGTAACGTTTATAGACAGGAAGGATTCAGAAGTTTGTTCAAAGGTTTAGGACCTAATTTAGTTGGTGTCATTCCTGCTAGAAGTATCAACTTTTTAACGTACGGTACTACCAAGGATATATATTCCAGAACACTTAATAATGGCCAGGAAGCTCCTTGGATTCATTTGTTAGCGGCAGCCACCGCTGGTTGGGCTACATCCACCGTTACAAATCCTATTTGGCTCGTTAAAACTAGATTACAGCTTGATAAAGCAGGAACAAAAACGTATAAGAATTCGCTGGACTGTATTAAGAGCGTTGTCAAAAATGAGGGTGTTCTCGGTCTTTACAAAGGTTTGAGTGCCTCATATCTAGGCTCAGTTGAAGgtattcttcaatggaTTTTGTACGAGCAAATGAAGAGAATTATAAAAGAAAGgtctattgaaaaattcggCCATATTCATGAGGACGCTAAAAGTACTAGTGACAAAGTTAAAGAATGGTGTCAAAGGTCGGGAAGTGCTGGTTTAGCCAAATTTGTAGCCAGTATCGTCACTTACCCCCATGAAGTTGTTAGAACAAGATTAAGACAGGCCCCAACAGAGAATGGTAAATTGAAGTACACCGGATTAGTACAGTCATTTAGGGTCATCATTAAGGAAGAAGGCCTCGTTTCAATGTATAGTGGTTTGACGCCTCATTTGTTAAGAACTGTTCCTAACAGTATTATCATGTTTGGAACATGGGAACTGGTAATTAAATTACTATCTTGA
- the ATP4 gene encoding F1F0 ATP synthase subunit 4 (uniprot|O13349 Kluyveromyces lactis ATP4 ATP synthase subunit 4 mitochondrial precursor), giving the protein MFRALTLKASARPVVAGLCSRQAPIAAVRYMSTPSPQDPKAKASSILDALPGNTALSKTGILATSAAAAVYAISNQLYVLNEETILVATFTGVVLAGIKFLAPAYNEFAENRVKQVSSILNSSRTKHVDAVKERIESVSELKNVSDTTKVLFDVSKETVKLEAEAFELKQQVDLAAEAKSVLDSWVRYEASVRQLQQQQIADSVVAKVQSELGNPKFQEKVLQQSVADVEKLLANLK; this is encoded by the coding sequence atgtTCCGTGCTTTGACTTTGAAGGCTTCCGCTAGACCAGTTGTTGCCGGCTTGTGCTCTCGCCAAGCCCCAATTGCTGCTGTTCGTTACATGTCTACCCCATCACCACAAGATCCAAAGGCCAAGGCTTCTTCAATCTTGGATGCTTTGCCAGGTAACACTGCTTTGTCCAAGACTGGTATCTTGGCCACCAGTGCTGCCGCTGCCGTGTATGCTATCTCTAACCAATTGTACGTTTTGAACGAAGAAACCATCTTGGTTGCTACTTTCACCGGTGTTGTGTTGGCTGGTATCAAGTTCTTGGCTCCAGCTTACAACGAATTCGCTGAAAACAGAGTTAAGCAAGTCAGCAGCATCTTGAACTCCTCCAGAACCAAGCATGTTGATGCTGTCAAGGAAAGAATCGAATCCGTTtctgaattgaagaacGTTTCTGATACTACCAAGGTTTTGTTCGATGTTTCCAAGGAAACTGTCAAGTTAGAAGCTGAAGCTTTCGAATTGAAGCAACAAGTTGACTTGGCTGCTGAAGCCAAGTCTGTATTGGACTCATGGGTCAGATACGAAGCCTCTGTTCGTCAattacaacaacaacaaatcGCTGACTCCGTTGTCGCCAAGGTTCAAAGTGAATTGGGTAACCCTAAGTTCCAAGAAAAGGTCTTGCAACAATCCGTTGCTGACGTGGAAAAGTTGTTGGCTAACTTGAAATAA